The Papio anubis isolate 15944 chromosome 1, Panubis1.0, whole genome shotgun sequence genome window below encodes:
- the WNT2B gene encoding protein Wnt-2b has translation MLRPGGAEEAAQLPLRRARAPVPVPSPAAPDGSRASARLGLACLLLLLLLTLPARVDTSWWYIGALGARVICDNIPGLVSRQRQLCQRYPDIMRSVGEGAREWIRECQHQFRHHRWNCTTLDRDHTVFGRVMLRSSREAAFVYAISSAGVVHAITRACSQGELSVCSCDPYTRGRHHDQRGDFDWGGCSDNIHYGVRFAKAFVDAKEKRLKDARALMNLHNNRCGRTAVRRFLKLECKCHGVSGSCTLRTCWRALSDFRRTGDYLRRRYDGAVQVMATQDGANFTAARQGYRRATRTDLVYFDNSPDYCVLDKAAGSLGTAGRVCSKTSKGTDGCEIMCCGRGYDTTRVTRVTQCECKFHWCCAVRCKECRNTVDVHTCKAPKKAEWLDQT, from the exons ATGCTGAGACCGGGTGGTGCTGAGGAAGCTGCGCAGCTCCCGCTTCGGCGCGCCCGCGCCCCGGTCCCTGTGCCCTCGCCTGCGGCCCCCGACGGCTCCCGGGCTTCGGCCCGCCTAGGTCTTGCCTGCcttctgctcctgctgctgctgacGCTGCCGGCCCGCGTAGACACGTCCTGGTG GTACATTGGGGCACTGGGGGCACGAGTGATCTGCGACAATATCCCTGGTTTGGTGAGCCGGCAGCGGCAGCTGTGCCAGCGTTACCCAGACATCATGCGTTCAGTGGGCGAGGGTGCCCGAGAGTGGATCCGAGAGTGTCAGCACCAATTCCGCCACCACCGCTGGAACTGTACCACCCTGGACCGGGACCACACCGTCTTTGGCCGTGTCATGCTCAGAA GTAGCCGAGAAGCAGCTTTTGTATATGCCATCTCATCAGCAGGGGTAGTCCATGCTATTACTCGTGCCTGTAGCCAGGGTGAACTGAGTGTGTGCAGCTGTGACCCCTACACCCGTGGCCGACACCATGACCAGCGTGGGGACTTTGACTGGGGTGGCTGCAGTGACAACATCCACTATGGTGTCCGTTTTGCCAAGGCCTTCGTGGATGCCAAGGAGAAGAGGCTTAAGGATGCCCGGGCCCTCATGAACTTACATAATAACCGCTGTGGTCGCACG GCTGTGCGGCGGTTTCTGAAGCTGGAGTGTAAGTGCCATGGCGTGAGTGGTTCCTGTACTCTGCGCACCTGCTGGCGTGCGCTCTCAGATTTCCGCCGCACAGGTGATTACCTGCGGCGGCGCTATGATGGGGCTGTGCAGGTGATGGCCACGCAGGATGGTGCCAACTTCACTGCAGCCCGCCAAGGCTATCGCCGTGCCACCCGAACTGATCTTGTCTACTTTGACAACTCCCCAGATTACTGTGTCTTGGACAAGGCTGCAG GTTCCCTAGGCACTGCAGGCCGTGTCTGCAGCAAGACATCAAAAGGAACAGATGGTTGTGAAATCATGTGCTGTGGCCGAGGGTATGACACAACTCGAGTCACCCGTGTTACCCAGTGTGAGTGCAAATTCCACTGGTGCTGTGCTGTACGGTGCAAGGAATGCAGAAATACTGTGGACGTCCATACTTGCAAGGCCCCCAAGAAGGCAGAGTGGCTGGACCAGACCTGA